CCGGACACGACATCACCGGTGCGCAGGTTGAAGCGGCGGATCTGGCTGGGCGAGACGTAGATGTCGTCGGGACCGGGGAGGTAGTTGTAGTCGGGCGCCCGCAGGAAGCCGAAGCCGTCGGGCAGGATCTCCAGCACGCCCTCCCCGTACACCAGACCGCTCTGCTCGGTCTGCGCGCCGAGAATCGCGAAGATCAGCTCCTGCTTGCGCATCGCCGACGCGCCATCGACGTTGAAACCCTTGGCGATCTGCGCCAGCTCGCTGATCTTCTTCGATTTCAGCGACTTGAGATTGAGGCCATGGTCACCGTTGACCGCCTCCTCCTCCACGGCGTCGTCGGTCGGTTCGGCGGGCGGCGCCACGGCGACCTCGGCGGCGACGGCGCCGCCGTCGCCATCGCGACGGCGGCGCTCGACACGGCCTGCGACCGCCGCCGCAGACGGTGTCCGATTCCTCCCGACGCTCTCGTCGGCCATGTTGGATCCTCTCCGTGGGGCGTGTGGTGGTGGAATTGTCAGGCAGGGGAACGCCGGCGCGAGGGCCTGGAGGTTGATCCAGAGCGGCGCCGGGTCGTGGAATCGGGCGGGACGCTATGGGACGGCATCTGGGATGTCAAGCTTGTGCCGCGCAGGGCCGCCAGCGCCGCGGCGAAGTCCGTCGGCAGGGGGGCGGCGAGCCTCATCCGCTCCCCGCTCGTCGGGTGGCGGAAGTCGATCGCCTCGGCGTGCAGCGCCTGGCGTGGGATCAGATCGCTCTGGCCCGGGTGTCCGCGCGCGTACAGGAGGTCAGAGACCACCGGGTGGCCGATCGAGGCGAGGTGAACGCGAATCTGGTGGGTCCGGCCGGTTTCCGGATTCGCCCGCACCAGCGCGACGCGACCCGATTGCTCGAGCACCTCGTACCGGGTGGTTGCCACGCGGCCGCGCGCCCGCACCGCCATCTTCTTGCGCTCGACCGGATGACGACCGATCGGCCGGTCGATGACCCCGCGCGACGGTCGCGGCGCGCCCCAGACCAGGGCCAGGTAGTCCTTCTTGATCTCGCGGCGCCGGAACTGATCGCCAAGGTTGGCGAGTGCCGCGGACGTCCGTGCGATGAGGAGAATCCCCGAGGTGTCCTTGTCGAGGCGATGGACGATGCCGAGGCGATCCGGATCGAGATCCG
The genomic region above belongs to bacterium and contains:
- a CDS encoding RluA family pseudouridine synthase; translated protein: MWTVGAAEAGARLDHFLTERQVLGTRSQVRRLIAAGRVRVGDRAVKPGTTLRAGDEIVADPLPLPEIRAVAAPIDLDVLFEDASLLAINKPPGLVVHPAPGHWQGTLVSALLHRWQAVPTDLDPDRLGIVHRLDKDTSGILLIARTSAALANLGDQFRRREIKKDYLALVWGAPRPSRGVIDRPIGRHPVERKKMAVRARGRVATTRYEVLEQSGRVALVRANPETGRTHQIRVHLASIGHPVVSDLLYARGHPGQSDLIPRQALHAEAIDFRHPTSGERMRLAAPLPTDFAAALAALRGTSLTSQMPSHSVPPDSTTRRRSGSTSRPSRRRSPA